The genomic DNA CCCAGGATAAGGGCAAACCGGCCATGACCATCGACGAGATCCCCCTCGAGTGGTGCATGAGCGACGGGGTCCTGCTGGACTTCCGGCACAAGGGGGACGGAGAGAGAATCACCGCACGGGACGTTCAGAAGGAATTGGAACGAATCCGCTATGAAATCAAACCCCTGGACATCGTTCTCGTCCAGACGGGAGCGGAGGCGGCCTGGGGTAAGGCCGAGTATCTCCTCAAGGGGGCCGGCATGGACCGGGAAAGCACCCTGTTCCTGACCGAAAAAGGCGTTCGCGTGGTGGGCATCGACGCCTGGAGCTGGGACAGACCCCTGCCGTTTCTGGCCAAAGAGTTCCAGGAGAAGGGGGATCCCCGGGTCGTGTGGGAGGCGCACTTCGCAGGCATCGAGATCGGTTACTGCCACATGGAAAAGATGGCCAACCTCTCCGCCATCGGCCGTTCCCACGGGTTCACCGTCTGCTGCTTTCCCGTGAAGATCAAGGGGGCCTCCGCCGGGTGGTGCCGGCCGGTGGCCATCATCGAGAATTGAAGGGGAAAAGGGGATTTTTTCAGAGCCGGGTCGGCGTCACCGTCACAGTGGCGCCCGTCCAGACTTTCAGAAAGCTCCGGTAGGGCACCTGGATGGTCGACCCCGTGGCGGGCTCCGCCAGGGTCATGATTTGCCGGCCGTCGTCGTACCCGATGGCCACGGCAAGGTGCCCTTCGCTCTGCCCGGGTTCCTTCAGGGGCACCAGCACGGGAACGTTCGCGTCGATGCAGCGCTTGACGATATCAAAGCTCGTCCGCTCCCGGAGCCATGCCCTGAGCCCTGCGATCCGATTGATGTAACGGGAGATAGTCGCCAGGGACGTGCCGGTGCCCCGGTTTTCGTAAGCCGCAAAGGCGATGTCGTCCTGCCGCCCCGGGAAGCCATAGTACTTCAGGACCATCTCGGCGCTGGCGGCTACGCACCAGGGTCCCTTCTGCTTCACCAGTGGAAAATGGGGGATCAGGTGGGAAGCCGCCGCGGATTTTCCCGCCCGCCCTGCCGGCAGAAAGCCGTTGGTTGCGGCTCCTGCATTCATCGGCGAAGGGGCCTGCTGAGCGGAGGAACCAAGCCCGGACGCAGGGGCCGGCGGGTCGTGGAAAATCCGTTCGGCCTGGGCTGGCGCCATGGGCATATTCGTATATAGAACGCTCCCGTCGGGGGCTGTATAGCGATAGAGCTCTCCCGCCTGCGCGGGCGGCGCCATGGAGACCGCAAGGCCCAGAAGGAGCAGGAGCATCAGGAGGGCGGCACCCGCGGTTCCATCCCTGCCCGGCAGGGGACTACTGTCGCATTCGGCACGGAAACCGCCGAAGTGGATGCCTTCCCCGCCGCAGGATCGCGTTTTTCCCCCGGATCGACACCCCGGTGAAAACATTTGCCGAAACATCATTCCAAATCAACCCCGGAAAGAAGGGTCTCGATCCGGTCAAAGATCTCTTCCATTTCTTCCGTCTGATCGTCGTCCAGCTTGAGGGAATACACAGACTGTTTCAAGTCCTCCACGGCCTCCCGGATTTCTTCGATGCGCTCTGCAAGCTTCTCCGCCATTTCCGAAATGGACTCTATCTGAGCCTGCAGCCGCTCGATCATGGTCCAACCTCCCCGGCTCCAACCATGCCGGTTCAAGCCAGCAAATCTTCCACTTTCCTCAAGTGCGCATCAAATTGGGCTCTTTCCCCGTCATCCAGTGAACTCAGAACGATTGTCTGCCTCAGGTCACCGACAGCCGCTTTGACCGCCTCGATCTTTTCCTGCAGGGAGATCGATTCCTTCTGCAACTCCTTCAGGATGTCCCAAACCGATTCCAGACGCCTGGACAGGACGTCCACAATCTCCTCATAGGTCGTCTCCAGTTCACCCTTCAGCGCATCGATCATGATTCCATCAACCCCGTTCTTTATGAGTCCACATCTGCCGATCCCGAATGTCGCGTCCGGGGGAAAAAAGGCCTGCGCGGGAAAGAATCCCGTCGTCATCCCGGACCCTAAACCGGGCAGCCGACCGCCTGCCTGTCGACCCTGGAGCACCGGTTGTCTTCATCATACGATTCCCCTGCTTCGGTCGTCAAGGAGCAATGCCGACATTCCCATGCCCCATGCCCCATGCCCCCAGCCGGCCGTCCATCGCGGTCTTTGTACGGAACCATTGCGAAACCGGCTAGGATCGGTTACAGCACCGTGTAAAGAAAAGAGGAACGGAATGATATCGTGGCTGACGCAGGCATTTCGCCGGGTATGCAGGGCAGAGCCCGATGATCCCGGCCGTGAGGCCGGTCAGTACTGGCGGATGAGCGCCAACGACGACCGAATCCGCGACCAGTCCCACTGGTTCGGCTCCGGGCGCTGGGAACGGGAGCGCTGGATGGAACATGGAGAGTTCCACCGGCGCCTCCTGGAAGACCGTTTCCGCCGGTTTGCGGCCGCCGGGAATCCATTCCCGTCAGGGGAAACTCAGGCCCTCGAATGGGGATGCGGCGGCGGTGCCCTGACCCGGATTCTCTGCGAGCGTTTTGACCGCGTTTACGGCGTCGAAATCTCCGGCGCCACCCTCCGGGAATGCTCACGCCAGATGGAGCGGTTGGGACATCGCAATTTCATAGACTCCCTGGTCGCCGCGGAGCATCCGGAGTCCGTGCTGGAAACCGTCCCGGCGGGGTCCGTGGATTTCATCCTCTCAGTCGCCGTCTTTCAGCACTTTCCTTCCCGGGCCTATACCATACGGGTGCTCCGGGTCATGGAAACGCTGCTCCGGAGCGGCGCCTTCGCCTTCCTGCAGATGCGCTACTCCGACGGCTCGGACCGGTACCGGACGAAAGAAGGGGAAGGATCGTACGCCGCTCACGTGATCACCATGACTTCTTTTCCCTTCCAGGCTTTCCGGGATCTCCTGGAAGAGGCCGGACTGGATGTCCTGGAGGCGTCCTGCGACCTCGACGACAGGAACGAAAACCACGGATACTTCTTCATACGGAAAGGCGGCGGTTTGTCAGCCTGAGTTTTTTCTGGTAAGAAATGCACCCGCTCGAACAGCCGATCCGGATGAAGGGGTAAAATTCAGGAGGAAATCCGATCCCATGAATACGGACCCGTACGAAGTGCTCGCCCAGATGAAGATATCGGCGCTCTGCCTGCAGGTATGCATGATGAGCACCGATATCGGCGAATCCGTGACCGCGCAGGATGAATTCGAGCAGGTCGTGGAGAGTTTCCATAGCATGTTCGGGGATTGGATGACCCCCGAACAATGCGAGGCGTCGAAAAGAGACGTGGAACGGTTCCTCTCCATCCTGCAGCCCTTACTGGACCATCTTATCCGTGAGCGGCAGGCAGCGGGGCGCAATGCCGGAAAGCCGGGATAGGTCTTCCCCGGAATCCCTTACTTTTTCTTCCCTGTTTCGCCGTCGTATATTTTGATGATCCGGTCCG from Syntrophaceae bacterium includes the following:
- a CDS encoding DUF4124 domain-containing protein, with amino-acid sequence MMFRQMFSPGCRSGGKTRSCGGEGIHFGGFRAECDSSPLPGRDGTAGAALLMLLLLLGLAVSMAPPAQAGELYRYTAPDGSVLYTNMPMAPAQAERIFHDPPAPASGLGSSAQQAPSPMNAGAATNGFLPAGRAGKSAAASHLIPHFPLVKQKGPWCVAASAEMVLKYYGFPGRQDDIAFAAYENRGTGTSLATISRYINRIAGLRAWLRERTSFDIVKRCIDANVPVLVPLKEPGQSEGHLAVAIGYDDGRQIMTLAEPATGSTIQVPYRSFLKVWTGATVTVTPTRL
- a CDS encoding class I SAM-dependent methyltransferase → MISWLTQAFRRVCRAEPDDPGREAGQYWRMSANDDRIRDQSHWFGSGRWERERWMEHGEFHRRLLEDRFRRFAAAGNPFPSGETQALEWGCGGGALTRILCERFDRVYGVEISGATLRECSRQMERLGHRNFIDSLVAAEHPESVLETVPAGSVDFILSVAVFQHFPSRAYTIRVLRVMETLLRSGAFAFLQMRYSDGSDRYRTKEGEGSYAAHVITMTSFPFQAFRDLLEEAGLDVLEASCDLDDRNENHGYFFIRKGGGLSA
- a CDS encoding cyclase family protein, which gives rise to MSRKRFVDLSIAIESGLPSDPPMMIPRIDYIDHAMGAPSMLEFFPGIRQDQLPGGVGWAVEFVHLATHSGTHLDAPYHYHPTQDKGKPAMTIDEIPLEWCMSDGVLLDFRHKGDGERITARDVQKELERIRYEIKPLDIVLVQTGAEAAWGKAEYLLKGAGMDRESTLFLTEKGVRVVGIDAWSWDRPLPFLAKEFQEKGDPRVVWEAHFAGIEIGYCHMEKMANLSAIGRSHGFTVCCFPVKIKGASAGWCRPVAIIEN